The genomic interval CGAGGGTGGGGTCGAGTTGGTGGGGGTTGCCCCAGGCGGGGCTGGAGTGGTGGGGGACGGGGATGTCGTCTCGGGTGCGGACGGTGAGGGTCCGGTCGGGGCTGAGGACGAGCTGGAAGCCTTCGGTGTGGACGAGGGTGTGGTGGCGGTGGCAGAGCAGGACGAGGTTGTCGAGGTCGGTGCGGCCGCCGTGGGTCCAGTAGATGACGTGGTGGGCGTGGAGCTTGGTGTTGCGGGGGCAGCCGGGGAAGCGGCAGCGTTCGCCGTCGAGGGTGCCGAGGGCGCGGCGTAGGGGGCCGGTGACGAGCCGGTCCTGGCGTCCGCGGTCGTGGACGGTGAGGTCGGTGCGGGTGATCTCGGGTGGCAGGAGCAGCTGTCCGTTGACCTCGACGACCGCCTTGCGTGAGCTGGCGCTGGTGCGGGGTCGGGGGAGCGTCTGGGGCGGGAGGAGCTCACCGTCGTGGGTGCGGGCCCAGCCGCTGAGGGGGTCGACGTGCAGGGTGAGCGTGTCCTTGGGCACGGGTGTGCTGTGGGGGGTGTCGAGGGCGCGGGTGCACAGTCGGATCAGGGCGTCGCCGTAGGACGCCTTCCCGATCGCGATCTGGTCGTGGACGGCCTGGGCGCGCACGCTCGCGTCGAGGGTCTTCTGGTTGTTCCACTGGGCGGTCGCGCGGCGTCGGGCCTGTTCCTCGGCCTTCTCCCGGTCCTGTCGGGAGACCGGTGCGGGCGCTTCCGCGGAAGCGTCTGCGGCGCCGGCCGGCGTGATCGCGAGGGCGGGAGCGACGACGTGCGCGAAAGAGCCCTGTCCGATCCGGACCGCGCCTGGCGGGGGTGGCGAGAGCGGCTCGGGAGGGTCGGCGTCGACTGCCTCGCTGGACCTCAGGGACGCTTCCGCGGAAGCGCCCGCGGCCGACACCGGCGCTTCCGCGGAAGCGTCGACGGTGACGTCCTTCTCGTTCGGGTCGCGGGTCGGGGGGAGGTCGAGGCCCTCGCCGAGCTCTGCGGCGAGGGCGTCGGCGTGCTGGTCGCGCTCGGCTTGCAGCTCGGCGAGGACACGGTCGAGGCCGGCTCGCACGACCGGTGCCGCGCCGGCCGGGACGCGGAGGGTCACGACCATCGTGCCGTCGTCGTCGTAGCGGAACCGCGACCGCAGCCGCTGCTCCGCCGCGACGGGGTCGACCGCTTCCATGGCGGCGGCCGCGGCCCGGGCGAGGCCACGCGCGACCTTCTCGATCTGCGCGCCGGTGCACGAGCGCGCCACCGCGAGCAGGACCTCCTCGGTCTCGGCGGTCGCACAGCGGGTCAGCGCCCGGACCTGAGTCCACGACAGTCGGCCCTCGCTGAAGGCGGCCGACGTCAGCGGCAGCTCCCGCAACAGCCGGGCGACCCGGACCCGTTCGCGGGCCGCGACCGGGCCCATCCCGAGCTTCCAGGACAGCCAGTGCGCGCACGACAGCATGCCCGGACCCGACCACGCACCGCGGTCGTCGTACTCCCCGATCAGGGTCAGTAGTCGAGCCTCGCCCGCTGCGATCCGACCCGCCCAGGTCGTGATCTCCGCAGCCAGCTCGGCATCCGACAACGTCGCAAGAGCAGTCCCCATCGCTGCAAGGTAGGACCGACCTCCGACAGTTCTTGATGGCCGTTCGCTACGGTCGTCTCGTGGTCGTGACAGCGGGAACCTGGTTGGCGCAGTGATCGACTTCCGGTACCACCTCGTCAGCACCATCGCGATCTTCATGGCGCTGGCGCTCGGCATCGTCGTCGGCACGACGCAGCTCAACGACCAGGTGCTCGACAACCTCAAGAGCTCCATCTCGAGCCTCACCAGCGACAAGCGCAACCTCGAGTCCACGACGCGCACCCTGCAGTCCGACGTCAGCGACGCCGACGCCTTCGTCAGCTCGGTCGCGGCGGACCTCGTCGCCGGCACCCTGCAGGGCGAGACGGTCCTCCTGGTCACGGCGCCCGGAGCGCCCTCGGAGCTCGCGGGCGAGCTCGCGCCACTGTTGGAGCAGGCCGGCGCGACCGTGATCGGACGGCTGCGGCTGCAGCCCGCGCTGCTCGACGGCACCCGCGGCCAGGAGCTCGACGACCTGTCGACGCGGGTCCGCCCCCCGGCGACCGAGCTGCCCGCGGGTGAGCCGGTAGACCGGGCCGCCGTGGTCCTCGCCGAGGCGCTCGTCCGGGAGCCCTCCGACACCGGCATCTCCGAGGCCGCAGCGGAGACGGTGCTCGGCGGCTTCGCCGGCGAGGACCTCGTCGACCTCGACCGCGAGCAGGGCGCCGCCCGCCGCGCGACCCTCGCCGTCGTCCTGGTGCCCGCCGCCGGCGAGCAGCCGCCGACGGAGGCCGAGCAGGTCCGCCTGCGCTCGGTCCTCGCCGTCGCCAAGGCCCTCGACGCCCGCTCGCGGGGCGTGGTCGTCGCCGGACCGCTCGACGCCAGTCGCGAGGCCGGTGTCCTCGAGGTGCTGCGCAAGGACGCGGCGCTGTCCGAGGAGGTCTCGGGAGTCGACAGCGTCGACCG from Mycobacteriales bacterium carries:
- a CDS encoding DUF222 domain-containing protein, which gives rise to MGTALATLSDAELAAEITTWAGRIAAGEARLLTLIGEYDDRGAWSGPGMLSCAHWLSWKLGMGPVAARERVRVARLLRELPLTSAAFSEGRLSWTQVRALTRCATAETEEVLLAVARSCTGAQIEKVARGLARAAAAAMEAVDPVAAEQRLRSRFRYDDDGTMVVTLRVPAGAAPVVRAGLDRVLAELQAERDQHADALAAELGEGLDLPPTRDPNEKDVTVDASAEAPVSAAGASAEASLRSSEAVDADPPEPLSPPPPGAVRIGQGSFAHVVAPALAITPAGAADASAEAPAPVSRQDREKAEEQARRRATAQWNNQKTLDASVRAQAVHDQIAIGKASYGDALIRLCTRALDTPHSTPVPKDTLTLHVDPLSGWARTHDGELLPPQTLPRPRTSASSRKAVVEVNGQLLLPPEITRTDLTVHDRGRQDRLVTGPLRRALGTLDGERCRFPGCPRNTKLHAHHVIYWTHGGRTDLDNLVLLCHRHHTLVHTEGFQLVLSPDRTLTVRTRDDIPVPHHSSPAWGNPHQLDPTLDIDEHRLPPQWHGEPLDLSYVTMVLLEHAA
- a CDS encoding copper transporter — its product is MIDFRYHLVSTIAIFMALALGIVVGTTQLNDQVLDNLKSSISSLTSDKRNLESTTRTLQSDVSDADAFVSSVAADLVAGTLQGETVLLVTAPGAPSELAGELAPLLEQAGATVIGRLRLQPALLDGTRGQELDDLSTRVRPPATELPAGEPVDRAAVVLAEALVREPSDTGISEAAAETVLGGFAGEDLVDLDREQGAARRATLAVVLVPAAGEQPPTEAEQVRLRSVLAVAKALDARSRGVVVAGPLDASREAGVLEVLRKDAALSEEVSGVDSVDRALGQVLTVRALADELRGVSGRYGSGPGAQPVVPTPAPS